The DNA sequence TAGCCGAGAGTGGTGTGCATGAGCAGCGTGCTGTAGTCCGACCAGCGTGACAGCGTGAAGTACAGATCGTTGCCGGTCGACCACGGATGGATGTAGGGGGCGTAGATGCCGCCGGGCACCGCCGCGGACCGGACGATGACCTTGGCCGAGCTCCACGGGCCTTCGGGCTTGTCCGCGGTGCGCATGACCACATCGCTCGCCGTGTTGGTGTAGAGCATCACGAACTTCTTCAGGTGCTCGTTCCAGGCCACCGACATCTCGCTGCCGGGCGCCCACACCACCTGGATGGCGAGGAACGGGAAACCGCGCAACCAGCCGAACGGGGTGTAGTACTCATAGGCGGACTTGTCCGCGACCGCGTTCTCGGCGACGCGGGAGAGGAACGGCATACCGCCCCGCCCCGCCCCGGTGCCGTAGGCGTAGACGTATCTGTTGTGCCGGAGATAGGCGCCCATCTGGAAGTTCTGGTCGCCCCAGACGAACGGCACGCCGGGCACGGTGTTGAACCAGCTGGGCCGGATGCTGGTGCGGGGCACCGTCCAGGTCTCGCCGTTGTCGTCGGACACCGCCACGGCGGAGAAGTTCGTCGACCACTGACCCGGCGCACCCCACTGGCTGACCGACATGAAGTTCACGTACTGGCGGGTGCCGACGGAGATGCCGGCGGTCGGGATGACGGTGACCTCGGTGGCGGCCAGGTTCAGGCTCTGGATCACCTGGCGGGAGAAGCTGGGCCGGTCCGCGTTGACCGGGGAACCTCCGAAGCGGTCACCCGGCACGGGGCTCGGGACGTTGAGTCCGTCGGCCGGGTTCTTCGTGGAGCTGCGGAACAGGGTGTTCTTCCGCCACTCCTGATCGGGCAGGCTGCAGTTGCCGAAGGTGTCGCCGAAGGCCAGCAGCACCTGGCGCTGTGCCCCCTGGTAGCCGTTGTCCCACATGATTCCCAGGTCAGCGCCGGAGATGCCGAAACGCTTGTAGGAGTCGGACGCCGGGCCGACGATCGTGTCGACGACGGTGGCCCCGGAGGCGGCGGGGGCGGCCGCGGCGCGCGCCGGAGTCTCGGGGGCCACGGCGGCGTCGGTCTGGGCGGCCTCGGCGGCGGTGGTGCGCGGAGCCGGTTTGCGGCCGATCGGCAGGTGCAGGACCGGGAACTTCGGGAGAGCCAGCCCCGGGTTGGCGCCCCGCGCTGACGGCGCCGACACCGGGACCGAACAGGGATCGGCCGCCGCCGGCGGGCTGGTCACGAGGGGCAGCACCAGCGAGGCGGCGATGGTCGACGCGATGGTCAGCGCTGCCAGTCGTCGGATGGCCGGCATGTCACACCTTTCGGGGCCGTCGCACGCGGCGAGGTACCACTGTGACAGTAGTGGCCCGTGAGGTGTGTCAAGACGTCAGCGCGGGAACCGCAACGGCTTCGTGATCGTCTCGAGACCGTTTGCCGGAAACATCAGTGACAGGAGTCGGCGCAGCGCGTCCTGGAGGACCGCACCGCCCGACTGTTTGCGAAAGCGGTTAGCTGGCGGCTTTGCCGAGCAGTACCTGGGGTGCGCGGTGGGTTCCGTCGAGTTGACGAGCGAACTGGTCGCGGGCGGCCAACACCACGTTCTGCAGGCGTGCGACGTGGGCGGATTGGCCGCCGATGGCGGCGGCGGCATCGGCGACCTCGTCGATCGCCTGCCAGGTCTGTGTGGTCAGCGGCGTGAGGGGCTGCAGATGCCCGTTGCGGGCGCCGGTGCGGATCGCTTCACACAACCAATGTTCAAAGTTGATTCGAAGGGTTTCCTCAGGAAATTCATTGGTAAACATGTTCGCTGTCCTCCGCACGCCAAGCTGTTTAGGCTGTTCACAGCTTCGGCCTCGATCTTACCCCGCTTTGCATGTTCTCAATCGCTCTGTTTGGTAGAACGCGAGGGGCCGCACTTCGATGACCGATCAGCTCCGAAGAGTGGCCCAGACCACACGCACGTGTTGATCGCCGGTAGGCCGGGAATGCTCCTCCCGATACCTACTGAGGGGATTAGATGACTGACAACAAGTCCGACCAGGCTCGCAAGGGCCTCATCGATTCGGTCAAAGGCAAGGCGAAAGAGGTCGTCGGCGCCGTGACCGGCAACGATTCGCTGACCGCCGAGGGACAGCTGGAACAGACACAGGCCAAGGAGCGCAAGGCCGCCAACGCGGTCGAAGCCGTCGCCGAGGCTGAGGCGGAGCAGGCCCGCCAGGAGGTGGCCGAGGCCCGGCGGGAGGGCGCGCAGGAGCGCATCGCCGTCAACGCCGAGACCGCGGCCGCCGAGAACGAGGCACGCGCCGATCAGGCCGCCCAGAAGCGGCACGCCGAACAGGCTGCGGCGCAGCGGGCGGCACGTGACGCATCGCAGGCCGAACTCGAAGCCCAGCGCAAGATCGAGCAGGCCGACGCCGAGGCCCGCGCCGACAAGGTCGACGCGTCCGCCGAGGTCTTCGAGGCCGTCGACGAGCGCGCCGACGCCAATCAGGCCGCCGCCAGCGCCGAGGCCGAGGCCGCGCGCATCCGGCGGGAAGCCGACCAACTCGCCGCCGACGCCGACGTCCCCGACCAGCGATAGAAAGGCCCAGGAGTAATCGATGAAGATCACCGATGTCCCATTCGCCGTCCTGCGATTCCAATACCAGATCGCCCGGTTTCCGCTCCAGATGATCGAGGAGCGGGTCGTCGCCCGCCTCGATTCGGAGGCACCGGCGCGGCTGCTCTACGAACGCTCGCTCGGCATGCTCGACCTCGCGGTCGGCAATGCGCTCAGCGCGCCCGACGTCGAACAACGCGGCGCGGCACTGATCGAACGCAGCGAGGCGCTGCGCCGGGCGGCCCAGCTCGACGAGACCGCCACGCAGGTGCGCGATCAGGCCGACGCGGAGCTCAAGAGCACCCGCGAGAAGGCCGAGCGCGAGCAGCAGCAGGCCGAGCAGGATCGCGAGCGCGAGATCAAGCAGGCGCGGCAGACGGCCTCGGAGCGTAAGCAGAACGCCGTGCAGAATGCGCAGAAGCGGGCCGCCGACGCCAAGGAGCAGGCCGATCAGGTGGCCGCTCAGCGGGTCAAGGCCGCCGAGGACGCGCGACGGCAGGAAGAGGCCGTGATCAAGGCGACCGAGAAGAGCGTCGAGCAGATGGCGCAGGAGAAACTCGACGACGCCGCCGACAAGGCCGGTGCGGCCGCCGCCAAGCGGGCGCAGGCCGATCGCGTCGAGGATCTCGCGGACACCGAGAAGGAGAAGCGCCGGCAGGAGCGCGCGGCGAAGAGCTAGCGTCCGCGGCTAGTTGACATCACAGCTAGTCCGCGTAGTACTCCAGCACGCGTTCCGACGTATCGGCCCGGCCGTTGCTCACGATGGTGAGCCGGTCGGGCCGAACTTCGTATCGGGCACCGCTGGACGGATCCACCGCGTCATAGCCACCGCCGGCCGGTGTCGCATCGTCCAGTTGGATGGTCGCGCCGTCACTGAGGCGCTCCCCCCGGTAGTAGTAGCTGTCGTCGTCGCGGCACACGATGGCCAGCGACTGCGCGGTACGCACCATCGCCGCGGGCGAGCCGCCCGAATCGCAGCGGGCGTAGTGGCCGACGAATCCCTGACCGTCGGCGCCCGACACCCCCTCCGGCGCCCTCGACGAGGTCGACGTCGACGGTGTCGTGCTGGTGGTGGTCGTCGACGTCGAGGGCGTCGTGGTGGTCGTGGTGGTGGTCGTCGGCGCGGTCGAGCGAGTCGTGGTCGGCAGGCTCTCGTCGTAGGGAGCGGTGGTCGGCGTCAGCGTCGTCCGCGCGGTCGGTGCGGAGTCCTGGCCGCTGAACGCCAGGATCGCCGCCAGGACGGCGGCCACCCCGAACAGCACGATGATCGCCGCGATCAACACCACCTGCGCGGTGTTCTTCGTGGCCGGCGCCTTGGCCGCGGGCCGCGGCGCCTGCGGCGGGTACGGGGTGTAGCCGGTCGCCGCGGGATTGGGGAACACCGAGGAGAACTGCCGGGTGCTCGCCGGCGGCGGTGCCACGACCGCACCGGCCTGTGCGGCGGGCAGCATCGCCGCCGCGGTCGCCGCCTTCGCCAGCTCGCCGGCCGTGGCGAACCGGTCCCCGGGTTGTTTGGCCATCCCCCGCGCGATCACGTCGTCGAACGCCCGGCTGATACCGCGCCGCATGATGCTCGGCCGCGGAGGTGGGCCGAACATGTGGGCGCTCATCAGCTGGCGCAGATCACCGGTCTCGAACGGCGGCCGTCCGGTGAGGCATTCGTAGAGCAGGCAGGTCAGGGAGTAGACGTCGGCCGGCGGGCCGACGGGTCCACCGCTGAACCGCTCCGGCGCCATGTACGCCGAGGACCCGACGATCATCCCGGTCGACGTCACGCCGGGGTCGCCGCCGGTGTGGGCGATGCCGAAGTCCACGAGGTAGGCGAAGTCATCGGGGTTGAGCAGGACGTTCTCGGGTTTGATGTCGCGGTGCACCAGACCGTCGGCGTGCGCGGCGTCGAGCGCGGCCGCGACCTGGGCGATGATCGACGCAGCCCGTTTCGCCTCGAGCGGTCCGTTGGCGCGCAGTTCGTCCTTGAGGCTCGCGCCTTCGACCAGGCGCATGTCGATGTAGAGGACACCACCGATGTCACCGAAGTCGTGCACCGGGATGACGTGCGGTTCCTGCAGCCGCGCCGCCACCCGTGACTCGCGGCGGAAGCGTTCCTGGAAACTCGGATCGGCGGCCATCTCGGCGCGCAGCAGTTTCAGCGCGACCATGCGGTCTTTGACCGTGTCGTAGGCGCGGTACACCTCGCCCATCCCGCCGACTCCGATCAGGGACCGGAGTTCGTACGGGCCGAACCGGGTACCGAGACGCGAGCCGCCGTGCGGGGTGGCCATCAGAGAAGTCCTTTCAGTCCGTCCCGACCGTACCGGCCCCGGTGTACCCGCGAAGACCGGCGACCCCTGTGTTCCCGGATACCTCGGGGCGGATTCGTGGGGCATGCCACAGCCGCACCTGCAGCCTCCGCACAGGGGAGGCCCCTGAGATCGCCGATGATCTGCTATCAACAGTGACGACACCACGTCGCATGGAGGATCCAACAAGTTGCCCAACTCGCACGTTGAGGCTGGGCGCCGCCTCGGTCCCCCACCGAAACCCGTCGCCCGTACCGGTCCGGCGAGATGGATCCGGCGTTTCGCCGTGCCGATCATCATCGGCTGGATTTTGCTGGTTGCGGTGCTGTCGCTCACGGTGCCGCAGCTCGAGGTCGTCAGCCAGATGCGCTCGGTGTCGATGGCCCCCGAAGAGGCGCCATCGGTGATCGCGATGACCCGCGCCGGTGAGGTCTTCGAGGAGTTCGAATCCGACAGCTCGGTCATGATCGTGCTCGAAGGTGAGCAGCGACTGGGCGACGAGGCGCACCGCTTCTACAACGACATGGTGGACCGGCTCGAGGCCGACACCGTGCACGTCGAACACATCCAGGACTTCTGGGGTGACCCACTGACGGAGGCGGGTGCGCTGAGCACCGACGGCAAGTCCGCCTACGTGCAGCTGTACCTGGCCGGCAACCAGGGCGAGGCGCTGGCGAACGAGTCGGTGAAGGCCGTCCAGGACATCGTCGGCGGCCTGTCTCCCCCACCCGGGGTGAAGGTGTACGTCACCGGCGGGTCGGCGCTGGCCGCCGACCAGCAGATCGCCGGCGACCGCAGTGTGCGCGTCATCGAGATGGTGACGTTCGCCGTCATCATCGTGGTGCTGCTGATCGTGTACCGCTCGATCACCACGGTGTTGCTGGTGCTGGGCATGGTGCTGCTCGGGCTGACCTCGGCGCGCGGTGTGGTGGCGTTCCTCGGCTACCACGACCTGATCGGGCTGTCGACGTTCGCGACCACACTCCTGGTCGCGCTGGCGATCGCCGCGGCGACCGACTACGCGATCTTCCTGATCGGCCGTTACCAAGAGGCGCGCGCCGCCGGTGAGGACCGCGAGTCGGCGTACTACACGATGTTCCACGGCACCGCGCACGTGGTGCTCGGCTCCGGGATGACGATCGCCGGTGCGACGTTCTGCCTGACCTTCACGCGGCTGCCGTACTTCCAGTCGCTCGGCATCCCGCTGGCCGTGGGGATGACCGTCGCCGTGCTGGTCGCTCTGACGCTGGGGCCGGCGATGATCACGGTGGCCACCCGGTTCGGACTGCTCGAACCCAAGCGGGCGATGCGAATCCGCGGGTGGCGCCGCCTCGGCACCGCGGTCGTCCGCTGGCCCGGCCCCATCCTGCTGGTGACCATCGCGCTGTCGCTGATCGGGCTGCTCACGCTGCCCGGTTACAAGACCAATTACAACGACCGCAATTACCTGCCCGAGGACCTGCCGGCGATGGAGGGTTTCGCGGCCGCCGAGCGTCATTTCTCCGTCGCCCGCATGAACCCGGAACTGTTGCTCATCGAGACCGACAAGGATCTGCGCAATCCGGCCGACTTCCTCGTCATCGACAAGATCGCCAAAGCGGTGTTCCGGGTGGAGGGCGTCGGCAGCGTCCAGGCCATCACCCGACCCCAGGGCAAACCGCTGGAGAACACCACCCTCCCGGCGCAGATGAGCCTCGGCGGGGTGATGCAGACGATGACGAGGCCTTACCTGCAGACGATGACGGACAACATGCTGCTGCAGGCCGACGAGATGGAGAGGTCGGTCGCCACCATGACCCAGATGATCGGGTTGATGGAGGAGATGAGCGCCACCACGCACAGCATGGTCGGCAAGACCAAGGACCTGGCAGACGAGATCGTCGTGCTGCGGGACAGCATCGCCAATTTCGACGACTTCTTCCGCCCCATCCGCAACTACTTCTACTGGGAACCGCACTGCTTCAACATCCCGGTGTGTGCCTCGATGCGGTCGGTCTTCGACGCCCTCGACGGCATCAACACGATGACCGACGATTTCCAGACGATCATCCCGGACATGGAGCGGCTCGACGCGCTGATGCCGCAGCTGCTGGCGGTCATGCCGCAGACCATCGACACCATGAAGACCGCGCGCACGTCGCTGCTGTCGATGCACTCCACGCAGGCGGGCCTGCTCGACATGCAGGCGGCGATGGACACGAACTCGACGGCCATGGCGGATGCGTTCAACGAGGCGATGAACGACGACACGTTCTACCTGCCGCCGGAGATCTTCGAGAACGAGGAGTTCCGGCGCGGTATGGAGAGCTTCATCTCGCCGAACGGCCAGGCGGTCCGGTTCATCATCTCCCACGAGGGCGACCCGTTGACGGTGGAGGGCATCGAGCGCATCGACGCCATCAAGACCGCGGCCAAGGAGGCCATCAAGGGCACGCCGCTGGAAGGGTCGCGGATCTACATCGGCGGCACCGCGGCGGCGTTCAAGGACATGCAGGAAGGCAACGACTGGGATCTGCTGATCGCCGGGATCGCCGCGCTGTCACTGATTTTCATCATCATGCTGATCCTCACCCGCGCCCTGGTGGCGGCCGCGGTGATCGTGGGCACGGTGGTGTTGTCGCTCGGCGCGTCGTTCGGGTTGTCGGTGCTGGTGTGGCAGCACATCGTGGGTATCGAACTGCACTTCATGGTGATGGCGATGGCCGTCATCATCCTGTTGGCCGTGGGCGCGGACTACAACCTGCTGCTGGTGGCGCGCCTCAAGGAGGAGTTGCCCGCCGGCATCAACACCGGGATCATCCGCGCGATGGGTGGCACCGGTTCGGTGGTGACCGCCGCGGGGTTGGTGTTCGCGTTCACGATGATGTCGATGGTGGTCAGCGAGTTGACCGTGGCCGCCCAGATCGGGACGACCATCGGCCTCGGTCTGCTGTTCGACACGCTGGTCATCCGGGCGTTCATGACGCCGTCGATCGCAGCGCTGCTGGGCCGCTGGTTCTGGTGGCCGCAGCGGGTGCGTCAGCGGCCCGCGTCGACGGGTTCGCTGCTCCGGCGCTAGTCCCCGGCACGCCGAAACGGCGGCGCGTTACCGGCCGAAGCCGGCGTCACGCAATGCCTGCGCCATCGACCCGGTGGGCGCCTTGTCCCGACGGTCGTTGTCGCGCCGGGGAGTGCGCTTCTGCTGCGGCCGTCGGCCGCCGGCATCGCGGCGCGGTGTGGCCTTGTCGCGCTGCGGGGTGTCGTTCAGGCGCAGGCTCAGCCCGATCCGCTGCCGGTCCACGTCCACGTCGACGACCTTGACACGCACCACCTGCCCGGACTTGACCACCTCGTGCGGGTCGGAGACGAAGCGGTCGGCCATCGCCGACACGTGGACGAGGCCGTCCTGGTGGACGCCAACGTCGACGAACGCGCCGAACGCCGCGACGTTGGTGACGACACCTTCGAGCACCATGCCCACCTTCAGGTCGGCCACCTTCTCCACGCCGGCGGCGAACGTCGCCGTCGAGAACGCCGGGCGGGGGTCGCGGCCCGGCTTCTCGAGTTCGGCCAGGATGTCGCTGACCGTCGGGATGCCGAACCGGTCGTCGGCGAACTCGGCCGGCTTCAGCGCCCGCAGGTGCCGTTCGTTGCCGATGATCTCGGCCAGGGTGACGCCCGAGCGGTCCAGGATGCGCCGCACCACCGGATAGGCCTCCGGGTGCACGCCGGAGGCGTCCAACGGATCCTCTCCGCCGTTGATGCGCAGGAAGCCCGCGCACTGTTCGAACGCCTTGGGCCCCAGCCGAGGAACCTCCAGCAGGGCCTTGCGATTGCGGAACGGGCCGGTCTTCTCGCGGTGGGCGACGATGGCCTCGGCCAAGGTGTCGGTGACGCCGGACACCCGCGCCAACAGCGGCACCGACGCCGTGTTCAAGTCCACGCCGACCGCGTTCACGGCGTCCTCGACGACGGCGTCCAGGCTGCGCGCGAGCGTTCCCGGCGTCACGTCGTGCTGGTACTGGCCCACGCCGATCGACTTGGGCTCGATCTTGACCAGTTCGGCCAGCGGATCCTGCAACCGGCGGGCGATGGAGACCGCACCGCGCAGCGTCACGTCGAGATTCGGCAGTTCATGGGCGGCGTAGGCGGACGCCGAGTACACCGAGGCCCCGGCCTCGCTGACCATCGCCTTCACCGGCGCCTTGGCGCCCGCGGCCGCGATGTCGGCGATGAGTTCGCCTGCGAGCGCGTCGGTTTCGCGGGAGGCGGTGCCGTTGCCGACGGCGATCAACTCGACACCGTGCCGCGCAACCAGCGCCGCCAGCGTCGCCTTGGCCTGGTCCCACTGCTTCTGCGGCTGATGCGGGAAGATCGCGCACGTGTCGACGACCTTGCCGGTTCCGTCGACGACGGCCACCTTGACTCCGGTGCGGAAACCCGGGTCGAGACCCAGGGTGGTGCGGGTGCCGGCCGGCGCGGCCAGCAGGAGGTCTTTGAGGTTGCGGGCGAAGACCGCGACGGCGTCCTCTTCGGCGCGCTGCCGCAGGCGCACCCGCGCCGCGACGGCGGCCGACACCATCAGCTTGACGCGCCACGCCAACCGCACGGTGGTCGCCAGCCAGGGGGTGGCCGGGGCGGTCGAGGCCATGTCGACGCCCAGCGTCTGTGCCACCATCGCCAGGTAGACGTCGTCGTCCCCGCCGTCGAAGTTCAGCGACAGCACCTCCTCCTTCTCACCGCGCATGACCGCCAGCACGCGATGTGACGGCATGTTCTCGAGCGGCTCGGAGAATTCGAAGTAGTCACGGAACTTCTGCGCGGCCGGGGTCTTGGCGACGTCGTCCGAGCGGGGTGAGGTGCGCAGCGATCCGTCGGTCCAGAACTTCTCCCGCACGGCGCCGACGAGGTCGGCGTTCTCGGCCGCGCGTTCGATGAGGATGTGACGGGCCCCGTCGAGCGCGGCGGCCGCGTCCGGCACCCCCTCGGCGAGGAACTGTGCCGCCACCTCTTCGGGAACCTGCGTCGGATCGGCGAGCAGGCGGTCGGCGAGCGGTTCCAGCCCGGCTTCGCGGGCGATCTGGGCTTTGGTGCGCCGTTTGGGTTTGAACGGCAGGTAGATGTCCTCGACGCGCGATTTGGTGTCGGCGGCCAGCAGCGCGGCCCGCAGGTCATCGGTCAGTTTGCCCTGCTCGTCGATGGAGGCCAGGACGGCGGCGCGACGGTCGTCGAGTTCGCGCAGGTAGGTCAGCCGTTCTTCCAGCGTGCGCAGTTGGGCGTCGTCGAGGCTGCCGGTGACCTCCTTGCGGTACCGCGCGATGAACGGCACGGTCGCACCTTCGTCGAGCAACCGGACGGCGGCAGCCACCTGCCCCTCACCGACGGCGAGTTCCTCAGCGAGACGGGCGTTTACGGATCGGACGGTCAGGCTCGAAGTCACGCGGGAACCCTACCGAAGGCCGCTGACAAGTGGCGGTAGCGGTCATCCGGCGCGGCGCGCCCGGTCAGGGATGGCTGGTGGTGTGGCCTCCCCCGTTGCCGGCCACGCTGTCGAGATCGTGCTGCCAGCCGGTGAAGCGGATGCGGTCACAGGCCAGCTGGACGAGCGTGGCGAGGATCGCCACGCCCGCGGCGACACTGACCCAGACCGCGACCGCGGCCGTCACACCCTCGACGGCGGCCCGCGACGTCGGTGCCGGCGGGAATTCCCGGGTGCCGTCGGGGTCGACCCACAATTCGACGGTGTCCCCCTGGGCGGCCGTCGCGCGGACCTGCGCCGTACCCGTGTGCCGAGTGCCGTCGTTCCACCATTCGACCGGGGCCGCGATCGTCCCGGTTCTCGAGAACGGTGGGATGTCGGGGACATGCGTGATCGTCGCGGTCACGCTGCGCCGTGTCTGCGCCTGTCCGGCGTAGTGGTCACTGCGCGAATCGTGCACGGCGGTGCCGATGGCGGCGGCGATCGGCACGGCGAGTATCGCGACCACGACGGCGAGCGCCACCACGGACGCCTCGACCCGGTCGACGGCGCGGACCAGCGGTGCGCGGTTGAACAACCGCACCACGACCGGCCATCTCGGCAATCGGAACTCGAAGGTGTCCCAGTCGTCGCCGGATCGATCCACAGCGGTGGGCCCGGCGCGCATCACCGACCTCCCTCCACGCGATCTCCAACCCGATCGACCGTCGATTCCATGGTGCAGGAGATGTCCGGCGCGGGGTTAGCCGAAACCCGACAAGGCCGGGGCGGTCAGTTGTCCCGGCCGCACAACGCGGCGCAATTCGCCCGGGCCCGTGAATTGCGTGGTGCCGCGGAGGTCAGTGCCGCACGGTTTCGCGTCGGTCCGCGGTTTCGGGCTGCAGCGCGTCGGGGGTTGCCGGGCGGCGGCGCAGGCGAGCGTCGGCCCGGTTCGACCGCCGGGTGAGGATGCGGTGATCGCGTGCGGTCAGCGAGCGGCTCATCCGCGCCAGCCGGTCGAGCTGCTCCCAGCTCAGGCCGTCCAGATCACCGTCCGCATCGTGGGTGGCCACGACGACCCCACCCCGCAGGAGCGGCACGTTCCTCGCGGTGAACCCGGTGGCGGACTGCAGCAGCCCGGTGGCGGTGCGGTTGACCCGGCGCTGGCAGCGCCGAGTGGTGGGAGTGAACCAGAAATCGAACTGGCGGTCGCCGCTGGACAGACTTTCCAACCCGTAGTCGCTCACGAGTTCAGCGATATCGGCTTTGCTGAAGGCGCGGGTTTCGTAAACCACGCCCTTGGGGTTGATATAAAGGACGGTGTTCATGAGGAGTCCTTTGTCGGCCGGTGCATTTCCATTGCGAGGTTGCCCTCGATAAAGAGACTTGCCGTGATACTCCTGTGATAAACGTGAAATTTGGGACTTATGTGACTAATGAGTTCTCGCGCCGTCATTCCTGTGGACGCAGTGCTGCTCAGGCCGCCGATTCCGGGGCGCGGACG is a window from the Mycolicibacterium litorale genome containing:
- a CDS encoding IF2 family translation initiation factor, translated to MKITDVPFAVLRFQYQIARFPLQMIEERVVARLDSEAPARLLYERSLGMLDLAVGNALSAPDVEQRGAALIERSEALRRAAQLDETATQVRDQADAELKSTREKAEREQQQAEQDREREIKQARQTASERKQNAVQNAQKRAADAKEQADQVAAQRVKAAEDARRQEEAVIKATEKSVEQMAQEKLDDAADKAGAAAAKRAQADRVEDLADTEKEKRRQERAAKS
- a CDS encoding RND family transporter; the encoded protein is MPIIIGWILLVAVLSLTVPQLEVVSQMRSVSMAPEEAPSVIAMTRAGEVFEEFESDSSVMIVLEGEQRLGDEAHRFYNDMVDRLEADTVHVEHIQDFWGDPLTEAGALSTDGKSAYVQLYLAGNQGEALANESVKAVQDIVGGLSPPPGVKVYVTGGSALAADQQIAGDRSVRVIEMVTFAVIIVVLLIVYRSITTVLLVLGMVLLGLTSARGVVAFLGYHDLIGLSTFATTLLVALAIAAATDYAIFLIGRYQEARAAGEDRESAYYTMFHGTAHVVLGSGMTIAGATFCLTFTRLPYFQSLGIPLAVGMTVAVLVALTLGPAMITVATRFGLLEPKRAMRIRGWRRLGTAVVRWPGPILLVTIALSLIGLLTLPGYKTNYNDRNYLPEDLPAMEGFAAAERHFSVARMNPELLLIETDKDLRNPADFLVIDKIAKAVFRVEGVGSVQAITRPQGKPLENTTLPAQMSLGGVMQTMTRPYLQTMTDNMLLQADEMERSVATMTQMIGLMEEMSATTHSMVGKTKDLADEIVVLRDSIANFDDFFRPIRNYFYWEPHCFNIPVCASMRSVFDALDGINTMTDDFQTIIPDMERLDALMPQLLAVMPQTIDTMKTARTSLLSMHSTQAGLLDMQAAMDTNSTAMADAFNEAMNDDTFYLPPEIFENEEFRRGMESFISPNGQAVRFIISHEGDPLTVEGIERIDAIKTAAKEAIKGTPLEGSRIYIGGTAAAFKDMQEGNDWDLLIAGIAALSLIFIIMLILTRALVAAAVIVGTVVLSLGASFGLSVLVWQHIVGIELHFMVMAMAVIILLAVGADYNLLLVARLKEELPAGINTGIIRAMGGTGSVVTAAGLVFAFTMMSMVVSELTVAAQIGTTIGLGLLFDTLVIRAFMTPSIAALLGRWFWWPQRVRQRPASTGSLLRR
- a CDS encoding Tex family protein; the protein is MTSSLTVRSVNARLAEELAVGEGQVAAAVRLLDEGATVPFIARYRKEVTGSLDDAQLRTLEERLTYLRELDDRRAAVLASIDEQGKLTDDLRAALLAADTKSRVEDIYLPFKPKRRTKAQIAREAGLEPLADRLLADPTQVPEEVAAQFLAEGVPDAAAALDGARHILIERAAENADLVGAVREKFWTDGSLRTSPRSDDVAKTPAAQKFRDYFEFSEPLENMPSHRVLAVMRGEKEEVLSLNFDGGDDDVYLAMVAQTLGVDMASTAPATPWLATTVRLAWRVKLMVSAAVAARVRLRQRAEEDAVAVFARNLKDLLLAAPAGTRTTLGLDPGFRTGVKVAVVDGTGKVVDTCAIFPHQPQKQWDQAKATLAALVARHGVELIAVGNGTASRETDALAGELIADIAAAGAKAPVKAMVSEAGASVYSASAYAAHELPNLDVTLRGAVSIARRLQDPLAELVKIEPKSIGVGQYQHDVTPGTLARSLDAVVEDAVNAVGVDLNTASVPLLARVSGVTDTLAEAIVAHREKTGPFRNRKALLEVPRLGPKAFEQCAGFLRINGGEDPLDASGVHPEAYPVVRRILDRSGVTLAEIIGNERHLRALKPAEFADDRFGIPTVSDILAELEKPGRDPRPAFSTATFAAGVEKVADLKVGMVLEGVVTNVAAFGAFVDVGVHQDGLVHVSAMADRFVSDPHEVVKSGQVVRVKVVDVDVDRQRIGLSLRLNDTPQRDKATPRRDAGGRRPQQKRTPRRDNDRRDKAPTGSMAQALRDAGFGR
- a CDS encoding DUF4185 domain-containing protein, encoding MPAIRRLAALTIASTIAASLVLPLVTSPPAAADPCSVPVSAPSARGANPGLALPKFPVLHLPIGRKPAPRTTAAEAAQTDAAVAPETPARAAAAPAASGATVVDTIVGPASDSYKRFGISGADLGIMWDNGYQGAQRQVLLAFGDTFGNCSLPDQEWRKNTLFRSSTKNPADGLNVPSPVPGDRFGGSPVNADRPSFSRQVIQSLNLAATEVTVIPTAGISVGTRQYVNFMSVSQWGAPGQWSTNFSAVAVSDDNGETWTVPRTSIRPSWFNTVPGVPFVWGDQNFQMGAYLRHNRYVYAYGTGAGRGGMPFLSRVAENAVADKSAYEYYTPFGWLRGFPFLAIQVVWAPGSEMSVAWNEHLKKFVMLYTNTASDVVMRTADKPEGPWSSAKVIVRSAAVPGGIYAPYIHPWSTGNDLYFTLSRWSDYSTLLMHTTLG
- a CDS encoding CsbD family protein yields the protein MTDNKSDQARKGLIDSVKGKAKEVVGAVTGNDSLTAEGQLEQTQAKERKAANAVEAVAEAEAEQARQEVAEARREGAQERIAVNAETAAAENEARADQAAQKRHAEQAAAQRAARDASQAELEAQRKIEQADAEARADKVDASAEVFEAVDERADANQAAASAEAEAARIRREADQLAADADVPDQR
- a CDS encoding serine/threonine-protein kinase; translated protein: MATPHGGSRLGTRFGPYELRSLIGVGGMGEVYRAYDTVKDRMVALKLLRAEMAADPSFQERFRRESRVAARLQEPHVIPVHDFGDIGGVLYIDMRLVEGASLKDELRANGPLEAKRAASIIAQVAAALDAAHADGLVHRDIKPENVLLNPDDFAYLVDFGIAHTGGDPGVTSTGMIVGSSAYMAPERFSGGPVGPPADVYSLTCLLYECLTGRPPFETGDLRQLMSAHMFGPPPRPSIMRRGISRAFDDVIARGMAKQPGDRFATAGELAKAATAAAMLPAAQAGAVVAPPPASTRQFSSVFPNPAATGYTPYPPQAPRPAAKAPATKNTAQVVLIAAIIVLFGVAAVLAAILAFSGQDSAPTARTTLTPTTAPYDESLPTTTRSTAPTTTTTTTTTPSTSTTTTSTTPSTSTSSRAPEGVSGADGQGFVGHYARCDSGGSPAAMVRTAQSLAIVCRDDDSYYYRGERLSDGATIQLDDATPAGGGYDAVDPSSGARYEVRPDRLTIVSNGRADTSERVLEYYAD